In the genome of Carya illinoinensis cultivar Pawnee chromosome 13, C.illinoinensisPawnee_v1, whole genome shotgun sequence, the window CTATACTTGATTTATTGCAGACTCGAGAATCAtggaaaaaggggaagaacacTCATCTCCGCTATCACCATCTAGCTCAAATCTCCCAACCACggtgtgttatatttttttaaaatttgtacgaCAACATTGGGTTGATATCTATGCATTACAGTACATGAATAACTTGTGTAATAACATGTTAGGGCATACTGTCAACTTCTGTAAGCTTCAGAAATTACATGCACATGCACGGTTACTATGGGGAACTTCCGACGTGGTCACCTCTAATGTAACAGCCAGATGGCTACCAATATCCATGCAATATTCAAGAGGTGATACAATTGTATTgttgaatttttataaattttatgttttatttttaagattaatgtcatgtacttttttaaatatttaacttcTTCTTTTTAGCCCAATGATGGTTACCCAATTCCTGTTATGACTACTGCATCCACCGCAAGCGAAAGAGGTGATATAGAAGACTTGTCTCCCAATTGGGCTGAAACTGATTGTCCATCTACCTCCGCTAGAGTTGAAGAAAGCAACAAATATATACCCAAGGATTCGATTGAAATTGAGGATGGAATAAACGAGACAGGTCAGTTAGATGATGAAGTTGGTGGTGACACGATTTAGGAGCCCAAGTCGAAGATGGAGTTTAATTCTTTTGAAGAAGTAATGACTTATTACAAGCAGTATGCTAAGAATATtgggtttggggtgatgacaaGAATGACTGAGAAGGGAGATGATACGACTGTCAGATATGCCACCCTCGGCTGTGCCCGTGGTGGGAAAGCCCGTAATAGAACATTGAATGTTGCCAGGCCACGGCCGACAGGCAAAACGGAGTGTAAGTCGAAGATTAATGTCTTAAAGGTAGATGGAAAGTATTAGTTGACAACAGTTAATAACATTCATAACCACGGCCTCAGTCCAAAAAAATCCCGTTTCTTTCGATGTAACAGAGAAGTTAGTGACTTTGTAAAAAGAGTCTTAGATACAAATGATCTGGCCGGAATCTGAATGAGTAAGAGTTTTGGATCTCTTGTCGTTGGCGTGGGAGATTTCAAAAACCTACcgtttttggaaaatgattgtcGGAATTACATCGATAAGGCAAGAAATTTACGACTTGGCGTTGGTGGTGCTGGTGCGCTTCGGGAATATTTTTTACGGATGCAATACAAGAATCCTGGGTTCTTTGCGTCGATGGATTTAGATGACGATGGAAGGTTAAAGAATGTCTTCTGGGTAGACCCCCGTAGTAGGGTAGCCTATGAATCTTTCGGTGATGTGGTtacattcgacaccacatatCTGATGAATAGATATGGGATGCCATTCGCACCATTAACCACCACAGCCAGTCAATTCTTCTGGGAGCAGGATTGATATCCTGTGAGGATACGGCAACATTTGTGTGGTTATTCAAGACCTGGTTAcagtgtatggatggtatagctCCTAGAGCTATTATCACAGATCAGGACAGAGTAATGAAAAATGCTATTGCTATTGTCTTTCCACAGAGTCGACATCGATTTTCTTTGTGGCATATACTGAAAAAAGTCTCTGAAAAGCTTTCCTCCTATTCTGCCTACAAAAGTGAGATGAAAAATGCTTTGATGAAATGCGTGTATGACACCCAAAATGTTGCAGAGTTTGAAAGCTATTGGGAGCAACTAATCAGCACTTACAAGTTGAAGGAGAATGCTTGGCTGAAAAGTTTATACACTGAGCATGAGCATTGGGTACCGGCATTCTTGAAAGATACTTTTTGGGTGGGGATGAGTACAACGCAGCggagcgagagcatgaatgcttttttttatGGTTATGTTCACGCGAAGAAAAACTTGAAAGAGTTTGCCGACCAGTTTGACAACgcattgaagaagaaaattgagaatgaaaataacGCTGACTTTCACTCATTTAGCGTGACCATTCCCTGCATATCTAGATCTCCGAT includes:
- the LOC122291156 gene encoding protein FAR-RED IMPAIRED RESPONSE 1-like, which translates into the protein MSKSFGSLVVGVGDFKNLPFLENDCRNYIDKARNLRLGVGGAGALREYFLRMQYKNPGFFASMDLDDDGRLKNVFWIWDAIRTINHHSQSILLGAGLISCEDTATFVWLFKTWLQCMDGIAPRAIITDQDRVMKNAIAIVFPQSRHRFSLWHILKKVSEKLSSYSAYKSEMKNALMKCVYDTQNVAEFESYWEQLISTYKLKENAWLKSLYTEHEHWVPAFLKDTFWVGMSTTQRSESMNAFFYGYVHAKKNLKEFADQFDNALKKKIENENNADFHSFSVTIPCISRSPIEKKFQELYTNAKFKKVQRELQCLIDLAPELLKRDGGVKTYLVEDEVHVEDFTKLVTYSVDFSDVDTAANCSCGLFQMRGILCRHILMITHAAGSKKHTEDATQKLYSMIELYSDNQEPPSRTCTGSNLVPSIPDVSTCAGSDKVLSPLVVRGKGRPPSLRRASTMEKEIRKIKAKAKNATVKGKRKQRDGGDTPLPDTCSNLFGPSDKDICDLVEDSSILEKCRTQRQESMIGSQEMMFFGLDGSQPVDGG